A single genomic interval of Stigmatella aurantiaca harbors:
- a CDS encoding UDP-glucose dehydrogenase family protein yields the protein MRIAIIGTGYVGLVAGTCFADSGNEVTCVDIDARKIRMLQNGEVPLYEPGLEELIRKNVRERRLSFSTELAPAVGPAQVVFIAVGTPEGESGDADLQYVLAAAEDIGRALRQYTVVVNKSTVPVGTADKVAEVLARTARVEFDVVSNPEFLKEGAALEDFLKPDRVVIGTASERARRLMGELYAPFVRTENPVLYMDSRSAELTKYAANAMLATRVSFMNDVAALCEKVGADVDFVRKAMGADRRIGYPFLFPGVGYGGSCFPKDLKALVATGREHGLELDLLRAVDRTNERQKRLLVAKALKHFGGSLAGRTLGVWGLSFKPKTDDMREAPSLEVIEGLLGKGAQVVAHDPVAERGARRYFGDRIRYAALPYDALEGVDALCIVTEWNEFRHPDFERMKALMKTPVIFDGRNIYDPARMRELGFTYLGIGRR from the coding sequence ATGCGCATCGCCATCATCGGTACGGGCTACGTGGGGCTGGTCGCGGGGACGTGCTTCGCGGACTCCGGCAATGAAGTCACCTGCGTGGACATCGATGCGCGGAAGATCCGCATGCTGCAGAACGGCGAGGTGCCGCTGTACGAGCCCGGCCTGGAGGAGCTGATCCGCAAGAACGTGCGCGAGCGCCGGCTGTCCTTCAGCACGGAGCTGGCCCCGGCGGTGGGGCCCGCGCAGGTGGTGTTCATCGCGGTGGGCACGCCCGAGGGGGAGTCCGGCGACGCGGACCTCCAGTACGTGCTGGCGGCGGCCGAGGACATTGGCCGGGCGCTGCGCCAGTACACGGTGGTGGTGAACAAGAGCACGGTGCCGGTGGGCACCGCGGACAAGGTGGCGGAGGTGCTCGCCCGCACGGCGCGGGTGGAGTTCGACGTCGTCTCCAACCCGGAGTTCCTCAAGGAGGGGGCGGCGCTGGAGGACTTCCTGAAGCCGGACCGGGTCGTCATCGGCACGGCGTCCGAGCGGGCGCGCCGGCTCATGGGCGAGCTGTACGCGCCCTTCGTCCGCACGGAGAACCCGGTGCTCTACATGGACAGCCGCTCGGCGGAGCTGACGAAGTACGCGGCCAACGCGATGCTGGCCACGCGCGTCTCCTTCATGAACGACGTGGCGGCGCTCTGCGAGAAGGTGGGCGCGGACGTGGACTTCGTGCGCAAGGCCATGGGGGCGGACCGGCGCATCGGCTACCCGTTCCTCTTCCCGGGGGTGGGCTACGGCGGCTCGTGCTTCCCCAAGGACTTGAAGGCGCTGGTGGCCACGGGGCGGGAGCACGGCCTGGAGCTGGACTTGCTGCGCGCGGTGGACCGCACCAACGAGCGGCAGAAGCGGCTCCTGGTCGCCAAGGCGCTCAAGCACTTCGGGGGCTCGCTGGCGGGGCGGACGTTGGGCGTGTGGGGGCTGTCGTTCAAGCCGAAGACAGACGACATGCGCGAGGCGCCCTCACTGGAAGTCATCGAGGGGCTGCTGGGCAAGGGGGCCCAGGTGGTGGCGCATGATCCGGTGGCCGAGCGGGGCGCGCGGCGTTACTTCGGAGACCGCATCCGCTACGCGGCGCTGCCCTACGACGCGCTGGAGGGCGTGGACGCGCTCTGCATCGTCACCGAGTGGAACGAGTTCCGGCACCCGGACTTCGAGCGGATGAAGGCGCTGATGAAGACGCCGGTCATCTTCGATGGGCGCAACATCTACGATCCCGCGCGCATGCGGGAGCTGGGCTTTACCTACCTGGGCATTGGCCGGCGCTGA
- a CDS encoding O-antigen ligase family protein — protein sequence MPSPSRRTSRYTLGAEAMLAGLAVLGPLALGGAPAWVLWPLVGLSAVAAVLACIGARRQGRKLHLPLFVLLLGVGAALCLVQLVPLPPGLLAGVSPEAASLREFALVPLGLPAAGPVSLDPPATWRELAKSLAYGLAFLAAVEVCRSQRSRRRLLATLAFTGAGVALLGLGHALLGFDALFGVRAYAHVRPPLVTPFGNPNHLAGFLGLSATVALGLALMHQGVKRLAFFAAAGVSGMGVLLSLSRAGIFFFLVGQGLVAGGLWLQRRSASRRRRSGGLAALLVLCASVGAGGYVAWEKLVVEASTARSMETLRQGKLDLWPMMAEAARAFPVLGMGRGAFEAAFPRYQSEPNPNTLTHPENAALQLAAEFGVPGLVLLVGWVWGFVRLLRRGRLEPLELAVLSGLFALGMHNLFDFSLELPACAVAALVGLAAVVRPEGESHAEGTAPSGRWRLPASGGLAVAVALGLVGFGALVPGRHTLAEAEGELSGLLASRAPVEDVRARGLGLITRHPADYLLYGLIGMAYAEAGPAHAGEALAFVNRALFLKPVDAASHRIAARALLELGRRRQAFLEYRLAREAGDAEVLSHEALRQARTVEELQVLTSERPALAWEVANALAAQPEPMVRTLAWFAWAREHFATVPDAEHLWTHEARLRLVRGELREAAALSGELEQRAPDKLDAQLLRAEVLRAQGQGPEAIRVLERLVPRFPDNVGLAFTLARQLVDEGLTHRAREVLGRAAPFIVEAEQRARLLTLEGACFEREGLLSRALDRYQTVTWLAPSPGAQFTVARLQEAMGRYGDAARAVREGVRLLPPEARPGWDAWVARLEGQQRQHMEERRQQFLSNPQEEETENLLRPVEQAP from the coding sequence ATGCCCTCTCCGTCCCGCCGCACCTCGCGGTACACCCTTGGCGCCGAAGCGATGCTGGCGGGACTCGCCGTCCTGGGCCCGCTGGCGCTCGGGGGCGCGCCCGCGTGGGTTCTCTGGCCCCTGGTGGGGCTCTCGGCGGTGGCGGCGGTGCTGGCGTGCATCGGGGCCCGGCGCCAGGGACGCAAGCTCCACCTTCCCCTGTTCGTGTTGCTGCTGGGGGTGGGCGCGGCGCTGTGCCTCGTGCAGCTCGTGCCCCTGCCGCCGGGGCTGCTCGCGGGGGTGAGCCCCGAGGCGGCCTCGCTGCGCGAGTTCGCCCTCGTCCCGCTGGGCCTGCCGGCCGCCGGGCCCGTCTCCTTGGATCCGCCGGCCACCTGGCGCGAGCTGGCCAAGTCCCTGGCCTATGGGCTGGCGTTTCTCGCCGCCGTGGAGGTGTGCCGCTCTCAGCGCTCGCGGCGGCGGCTGCTGGCCACCCTGGCCTTCACCGGCGCGGGGGTGGCGCTCCTGGGGCTGGGGCACGCGCTGCTTGGGTTCGACGCGCTGTTTGGCGTGCGCGCCTATGCCCACGTGCGGCCGCCCCTGGTGACGCCCTTTGGCAACCCGAACCACCTCGCGGGCTTCCTGGGATTGTCGGCCACGGTGGCGCTGGGCCTGGCGCTCATGCACCAGGGCGTGAAGCGGCTGGCCTTCTTCGCCGCGGCGGGAGTGTCCGGGATGGGGGTGCTCCTGTCTCTGTCGCGCGCGGGCATCTTCTTCTTCCTCGTGGGGCAGGGGCTTGTCGCGGGGGGGCTGTGGCTCCAGCGCCGGTCCGCCTCACGCCGGCGCCGGAGTGGGGGCCTCGCAGCCCTGCTCGTCCTCTGTGCCTCGGTGGGGGCGGGCGGGTACGTGGCCTGGGAGAAGCTGGTGGTGGAGGCCTCCACCGCGCGGAGCATGGAGACGCTGCGGCAAGGCAAGCTCGACCTGTGGCCGATGATGGCCGAGGCGGCCCGGGCCTTCCCCGTGCTGGGCATGGGCCGGGGCGCCTTCGAGGCCGCCTTCCCGCGCTATCAGTCCGAGCCCAACCCGAACACCCTCACGCACCCGGAGAACGCGGCCCTGCAGCTCGCGGCGGAGTTCGGCGTGCCCGGGCTGGTGCTGCTCGTGGGCTGGGTCTGGGGCTTCGTGCGCCTGCTGCGCCGCGGGCGGCTGGAGCCGTTGGAGCTGGCGGTGCTCTCGGGGCTGTTCGCGCTCGGGATGCACAACCTGTTCGACTTCAGCCTGGAGCTGCCCGCGTGCGCCGTGGCCGCGCTGGTGGGGCTCGCCGCCGTGGTTCGTCCCGAGGGGGAGTCGCACGCGGAAGGCACGGCCCCGTCTGGGCGCTGGAGGCTCCCGGCTTCGGGGGGCCTGGCCGTGGCCGTGGCACTGGGCCTCGTGGGCTTCGGGGCGCTCGTGCCGGGCCGGCACACGCTCGCGGAGGCGGAAGGGGAGCTGTCCGGGCTCCTCGCTTCCCGGGCGCCGGTGGAGGACGTGCGGGCGCGCGGGCTGGGCCTCATCACCCGGCACCCGGCGGACTACCTCCTCTATGGGCTCATCGGCATGGCGTACGCGGAAGCGGGGCCGGCCCATGCGGGCGAGGCGCTCGCCTTCGTCAACCGGGCCCTCTTCCTGAAGCCGGTGGATGCGGCCTCGCACCGGATCGCCGCCCGGGCGCTTCTGGAGCTGGGCCGCCGCCGCCAGGCGTTCCTGGAATACCGCCTGGCCCGGGAGGCCGGGGACGCGGAGGTGCTGAGCCACGAGGCGCTGCGGCAGGCGCGCACGGTGGAGGAGCTTCAGGTGCTCACCTCGGAGCGGCCGGCGCTGGCCTGGGAGGTGGCCAATGCCCTGGCGGCCCAGCCCGAGCCGATGGTGCGGACGCTGGCCTGGTTCGCCTGGGCGCGTGAGCACTTCGCCACCGTGCCGGACGCGGAGCACTTGTGGACGCACGAGGCACGCTTGCGCCTGGTGCGCGGCGAGCTGCGGGAGGCTGCGGCGCTCAGCGGCGAGCTGGAGCAGCGGGCCCCGGACAAGCTCGATGCCCAGTTACTCCGCGCGGAGGTGCTCCGGGCGCAAGGCCAGGGCCCGGAGGCCATTCGCGTCCTGGAACGGCTCGTGCCGCGCTTCCCGGACAACGTGGGCCTGGCCTTCACCCTGGCCCGGCAGCTCGTCGATGAGGGGCTGACCCACCGGGCCCGGGAGGTGTTGGGACGGGCGGCGCCCTTCATCGTGGAGGCGGAGCAGCGGGCGCGGCTGCTGACACTGGAGGGAGCCTGCTTCGAGCGCGAGGGCCTGCTGTCCCGCGCCCTGGATCGCTACCAGACGGTGACGTGGCTCGCGCCCAGCCCGGGGGCGCAGTTCACGGTGGCCCGGCTCCAGGAGGCCATGGGCCGCTACGGCGATGCGGCCCGGGCCGTGCGCGAGGGTGTGCGGCTGTTGCCCCCCGAGGCGCGCCCGGGCTGGGACGCGTGGGTGGCGCGGCTGGAAGGCCAGCAGCGCCAGCACATGGAAGAGCGGCGGCAGCAGTTCCTGAGCAATCCTCAGGAGGAGGAGACGGAGAACCTGCTGCGGCCCGTGGAGCAGGCCCCGTAG
- a CDS encoding DUSAM domain-containing protein produces the protein MTDKFDSELIDELDARVLGDGEPLVLSDEVRALLRRSAEQVALSPGDADEALRSVPTATALLQEISRRFKDGSKRLFEAKIKASGLRDAGDLDGACREMEGVLAVEVVPLYRQRAADSLHALMRLKSVAASGQIDPTLRDRSQLPILLHRVQQGHPLELNKGMRAFLRRSAADVGMSEAETEEALASPESAGAFLGQIMGRIRDASDRLESAMDRMTELRDAGDLEGARQQIRDWLAVEVVPRFRLAAEEQLASLDELPPAP, from the coding sequence ATGACGGACAAGTTCGACTCAGAACTGATCGACGAGTTGGATGCGCGTGTCTTGGGAGACGGGGAACCACTCGTACTGTCGGACGAGGTACGCGCACTCTTGCGACGTTCCGCTGAGCAGGTTGCGCTCTCTCCCGGTGACGCAGACGAAGCCCTTCGGAGTGTTCCCACCGCCACGGCTCTGCTCCAGGAGATCAGCAGGCGCTTCAAGGACGGCTCCAAGCGTCTCTTCGAGGCTAAAATCAAAGCCTCAGGCCTCCGGGATGCTGGGGACTTGGATGGCGCGTGCAGGGAGATGGAGGGGGTGCTCGCAGTTGAAGTCGTGCCGCTCTACCGCCAGCGTGCGGCAGACTCTCTTCACGCGCTGATGCGGCTCAAGTCGGTTGCGGCCAGCGGGCAGATTGACCCAACGCTCCGTGATCGTTCGCAGCTTCCCATCCTTCTCCACCGCGTCCAGCAAGGGCATCCGCTTGAACTCAACAAGGGGATGCGCGCCTTCCTGCGGCGGTCGGCCGCTGACGTGGGCATGAGCGAGGCCGAGACGGAAGAGGCCCTTGCAAGCCCTGAGAGCGCAGGGGCGTTTCTCGGGCAGATCATGGGGCGCATTCGTGATGCCTCAGACCGGCTTGAGAGCGCCATGGACCGGATGACGGAACTCCGGGATGCTGGAGATCTCGAAGGGGCACGCCAGCAGATTCGCGACTGGCTGGCCGTGGAGGTCGTTCCGAGGTTCCGCCTTGCCGCCGAGGAGCAGCTCGCATCCCTAGACGAGCTGCCCCCAGCACCGTAG
- the astB gene encoding N-succinylarginine dihydrolase: MREYNFDGLVGPTHNYGGLSAGNLASTSHGGKPSHPRQAALQGLEKMRFVAGLGVGQAVLPPQPRPSLRTLRRLGFTGPDEAVITRAAREAEHLLRLTSSAAAMWTANAATCAPSSDTGDRRMHLTPANLQQMFHRALEAETTHAVLSAIFADEARFAVHAPLPGGGQFADEGAANHTRLVTPGHAAVHLLAWGRSSWKEFTAPQRFPARQTLEASQALARLHQLDPERTLFPQQHPEGIDAGAFHTDVVAVGNGGFLMLHERAFVDPTGLLGTLQQKLGEGFTFTVASEAELPSQDAVKAYPFNSQVLTLPDGSMAIIAPVESQETDTARRFLERVVAERNPVKQVHYLDLRQSMNNGGGPACLRQRIVLTDEERAAVKANVFYTPELHEALAGWVTKHYRETLYPDDLKDPALARETMTALDALTRILRLGSVYDFQQ, from the coding sequence ATGCGCGAGTACAACTTCGACGGCCTCGTCGGCCCTACCCACAATTATGGCGGGCTTTCGGCCGGTAACCTGGCCTCCACCTCTCATGGGGGCAAGCCCAGCCACCCCCGCCAGGCCGCCCTCCAGGGGCTGGAGAAGATGCGCTTCGTGGCGGGACTGGGGGTGGGCCAGGCCGTGCTGCCGCCCCAGCCACGCCCCTCCCTGAGGACTTTGCGCCGGTTGGGCTTCACCGGCCCGGACGAGGCGGTCATCACCCGCGCCGCCCGCGAGGCCGAGCACCTGCTGCGGCTCACCTCCAGCGCCGCGGCCATGTGGACGGCCAACGCCGCCACGTGCGCCCCCTCCTCGGACACGGGCGACCGGCGGATGCACCTGACGCCCGCCAACCTCCAGCAGATGTTCCACCGGGCCCTGGAGGCGGAGACCACCCACGCGGTGCTGAGCGCCATCTTCGCGGACGAGGCCCGCTTCGCCGTCCACGCGCCCCTGCCCGGCGGGGGCCAGTTCGCCGACGAGGGCGCCGCCAACCACACCCGGCTCGTCACCCCCGGCCACGCCGCGGTGCACCTGCTGGCCTGGGGCCGCAGCAGTTGGAAGGAGTTCACCGCCCCCCAGCGCTTCCCCGCCCGGCAGACGCTGGAGGCCAGCCAGGCCCTGGCCCGGCTGCACCAGTTGGATCCCGAGCGCACCCTCTTTCCCCAGCAGCACCCGGAGGGCATCGACGCGGGGGCGTTCCACACGGACGTGGTCGCCGTGGGCAACGGGGGCTTCCTCATGCTGCACGAGCGGGCCTTCGTGGACCCCACCGGGCTGCTCGGCACGCTCCAGCAGAAGCTCGGCGAGGGCTTCACCTTCACCGTCGCCTCGGAGGCGGAGCTGCCCTCGCAGGATGCCGTGAAGGCCTACCCCTTCAACTCCCAGGTGCTCACCCTGCCGGATGGCTCCATGGCCATCATCGCCCCGGTGGAGAGCCAGGAGACGGACACGGCGCGGCGCTTCCTGGAGCGCGTGGTGGCCGAGCGCAACCCGGTGAAGCAGGTCCACTACCTGGACCTGCGCCAGTCCATGAACAACGGCGGCGGCCCGGCGTGCCTGCGCCAGCGCATCGTCCTCACCGACGAGGAGCGCGCGGCGGTGAAGGCCAACGTCTTCTACACCCCGGAGCTGCACGAGGCGCTGGCCGGCTGGGTGACGAAGCACTACCGCGAGACGCTCTACCCGGATGATTTGAAGGACCCGGCGCTCGCCCGGGAGACGATGACGGCGCTCGACGCGCTGACGCGCATCCTGCGGCTGGGCAGCGTCTACGACTTCCAGCAGTGA
- a CDS encoding lysophospholipid acyltransferase family protein, with amino-acid sequence MDRPPLAKRLKRFLRYLLVRAALALVHPLPLGLAGWLGVRFGALAFRLAGGERRKALKSLARAFPEKSEAERLALARASFRHLGAAMFEVGCTAALDRELKQRVTWPPAERRVLEEALARGKGVVFVSGHVGNWELLARRVASEGFPCQSIAKETSDPRLTALVGRFRERGGVRCIWRGQDGAARHMLRALKGGEILGLLIDQDTKVQSFFVPFFGELAATPRAAADLALRTGAAAVVGFCQRQAEGGYLLTMREVPLPTLEDREEAARALTAALSTEIEEAIRRTPEQWVWMHQRWKTRPSDEPSTLAARGGAPVPAR; translated from the coding sequence GTGGACCGTCCTCCCTTAGCAAAGCGGCTCAAGCGTTTCCTCCGCTACCTGCTCGTGCGGGCCGCATTGGCCCTGGTACACCCCTTGCCCCTGGGGCTGGCGGGGTGGTTGGGGGTGCGTTTCGGGGCCCTGGCGTTCCGGCTGGCCGGAGGGGAGCGGCGCAAGGCGCTGAAGTCCCTGGCCCGGGCCTTCCCGGAGAAGAGCGAGGCCGAGCGGCTCGCCCTGGCGCGCGCCTCCTTCCGCCACCTGGGGGCGGCCATGTTCGAGGTGGGCTGCACGGCGGCGCTGGACCGGGAGTTGAAGCAGCGCGTCACGTGGCCCCCTGCCGAGCGCCGCGTGCTGGAGGAGGCGCTCGCCCGGGGCAAGGGCGTGGTGTTCGTCTCCGGGCACGTGGGCAACTGGGAGCTGCTGGCCCGGCGGGTGGCGAGCGAGGGCTTCCCCTGCCAGAGCATCGCCAAGGAGACGTCGGATCCGCGGCTCACCGCGCTCGTGGGGCGCTTCCGGGAGCGGGGCGGGGTGCGGTGCATCTGGCGGGGGCAGGACGGCGCGGCCCGGCACATGCTCCGGGCGCTCAAGGGCGGGGAAATCCTGGGGCTGCTCATCGACCAGGACACGAAGGTGCAGTCCTTCTTCGTGCCCTTCTTCGGGGAGCTGGCCGCCACGCCCCGGGCGGCGGCGGACCTGGCGCTGCGCACCGGGGCGGCGGCGGTGGTGGGCTTCTGCCAGCGCCAGGCGGAGGGCGGCTACCTGCTGACGATGCGCGAGGTGCCCCTGCCCACGCTGGAGGACCGCGAGGAGGCGGCCCGGGCGTTGACCGCGGCGCTCTCCACCGAGATTGAGGAGGCCATCCGCCGCACGCCCGAGCAGTGGGTGTGGATGCACCAGCGGTGGAAGACGCGGCCCTCGGATGAACCCTCGACACTCGCCGCACGGGGTGGGGCGCCCGTCCCGGCCCGGTGA
- a CDS encoding LptA/OstA family protein, with protein MIEFLAMAFLVAGPSAPADGGTDGGTRTPLHGAAALKDPVDITAGLVTGGRDSAVFTGNVRARHRTLELRCEKMTAFYTQGREVTRVECTGGVEAQDGDRFARGERADYNVANGVLVVTGSPEARQGTSSVTGTKVRLTLGSERIEVENARILIESAPKATPQRGKPGPKKP; from the coding sequence GTGATTGAATTCCTCGCGATGGCGTTTCTCGTCGCCGGGCCCTCGGCGCCGGCCGATGGCGGCACGGACGGGGGCACGCGGACGCCCCTGCACGGGGCCGCGGCGCTGAAGGACCCGGTGGACATCACCGCGGGCCTGGTGACGGGCGGCCGGGACTCGGCGGTCTTCACCGGCAACGTGCGGGCCAGGCACCGCACCCTGGAGCTGCGCTGCGAGAAGATGACGGCCTTCTACACGCAGGGCCGCGAGGTGACGCGCGTGGAGTGCACGGGCGGGGTGGAGGCCCAGGACGGGGACCGCTTCGCCCGGGGCGAGCGCGCCGACTACAACGTGGCGAACGGCGTGCTGGTGGTGACGGGCTCCCCCGAGGCCCGGCAGGGCACCAGCTCCGTGACGGGCACCAAGGTCCGCCTGACGCTGGGCAGCGAGCGCATCGAGGTGGAGAACGCCCGCATCCTCATCGAATCGGCCCCCAAGGCCACCCCGCAGCGGGGCAAGCCCGGCCCGAAGAAGCCATGA
- the lptB gene encoding LPS export ABC transporter ATP-binding protein, whose translation MSAGRLWAEGLQKSYRKRQVVRGVSFTVTQGEVVGLLGPNGAGKTTSFNMVVGLVTPDAGRVRVEDDDLTHLPMHRRARRGLGYLPQEASVFRKLTVRQNFLAVLELQKGLDRKAREARATALIEEFGLGHVADSLGETLSGGERRRAEIARSLIPNPRFILFDEPFAGVDPINVGDLQKQIALLRERGLGVLITDHNVQDTLGICDRAYIIAQGQILEEGTPAQIAASPRARAVYLGERFRLL comes from the coding sequence ATGAGCGCCGGGCGGCTGTGGGCCGAGGGGCTCCAGAAGAGCTACCGCAAGCGTCAGGTGGTGCGCGGCGTCTCCTTCACCGTCACCCAGGGCGAGGTGGTGGGGCTGCTGGGCCCCAACGGCGCCGGGAAGACGACGAGCTTCAACATGGTGGTGGGGCTCGTCACCCCGGACGCGGGCCGGGTGCGCGTGGAGGACGACGACCTGACGCACCTGCCCATGCACCGGCGGGCGCGCCGGGGGCTGGGGTACCTGCCCCAGGAGGCCTCCGTGTTCCGCAAGCTCACGGTGCGGCAGAACTTCCTGGCCGTGCTGGAGCTCCAGAAGGGGCTGGACCGCAAGGCCCGCGAGGCCCGGGCCACGGCGCTCATCGAGGAGTTCGGCCTGGGCCACGTGGCGGACTCGCTCGGCGAGACGCTCTCGGGCGGCGAGCGGCGGCGCGCGGAGATCGCCCGCTCCCTCATCCCCAACCCCCGCTTCATCCTCTTCGACGAGCCCTTCGCCGGGGTGGACCCCATCAACGTCGGGGACCTCCAGAAGCAGATTGCCCTGCTCCGGGAGCGCGGCCTGGGCGTGCTCATCACGGACCACAACGTGCAGGACACCCTCGGCATCTGTGACCGGGCGTACATCATTGCCCAGGGGCAGATCCTCGAGGAGGGCACCCCGGCGCAGATCGCCGCCTCCCCGCGCGCGCGCGCCGTCTACCTGGGCGAGCGCTTCCGGCTGCTATAA